A DNA window from Desulfobacterales bacterium contains the following coding sequences:
- a CDS encoding FAD:protein FMN transferase yields the protein MIKKKFLSILFAAGILLLAVGYYDKREVVIEGKTMGTTYHIKVIAKWLKSTKGLPEKIEARLKEVNRSMSVFQKDSEISRFNRMTAVGERFPISEDFYQVMAQAQQLYQWTDHAWDGTVMPLVNLWGFGYEGPKNVRPDADAIRVAEMKVGFNHIKVNEDRTLVKRNADVTVDLASIAKGFGVDTVARLIRENGFSNFLVEIGGEVFASGLRKDGYPWRVGINRPDKNAGANEVYRALPLEDRALATSGDYRNFFEIDGGYYSHVIDPRTGYPVTNGVVSASILADNCTLADGLATALMVMGHEKGLSLVNRLPKVECLIVVRKPDGTLTDYFSDGFKMIEK from the coding sequence ATGATCAAAAAGAAATTTTTATCTATTCTATTTGCTGCCGGCATACTTTTGCTGGCGGTCGGTTATTACGATAAAAGAGAGGTCGTGATCGAGGGCAAAACCATGGGGACGACCTATCACATCAAGGTCATAGCCAAATGGTTGAAAAGCACCAAGGGGTTGCCCGAAAAAATTGAAGCCCGCTTAAAAGAAGTCAACCGGAGCATGTCGGTCTTTCAGAAAGATAGTGAAATCAGTCGGTTTAATCGCATGACGGCTGTTGGAGAAAGATTTCCGATATCGGAAGATTTTTACCAGGTGATGGCGCAAGCGCAACAGCTTTACCAGTGGACGGACCATGCATGGGATGGAACCGTGATGCCCCTGGTCAATCTGTGGGGGTTCGGGTATGAAGGGCCGAAAAACGTTCGTCCCGATGCGGACGCGATTCGGGTTGCTGAAATGAAGGTCGGGTTCAACCACATCAAGGTAAATGAGGACCGAACCCTTGTCAAACGGAATGCCGATGTGACGGTGGATCTTGCCTCCATTGCCAAAGGGTTCGGCGTGGATACAGTGGCCCGATTAATCAGAGAAAACGGGTTTTCAAATTTTTTGGTGGAAATCGGCGGAGAAGTCTTTGCGTCGGGCCTGCGAAAGGACGGCTATCCGTGGCGGGTCGGCATCAATCGTCCGGATAAGAATGCCGGCGCCAATGAGGTGTATCGGGCGCTTCCCCTTGAGGACCGGGCGTTGGCCACCAGCGGAGATTATCGTAATTTTTTTGAAATCGACGGGGGGTATTATTCCCATGTTATAGATCCCAGGACCGGTTATCCGGTTACAAACGGCGTGGTCAGCGCTTCCATTCTGGCGGACAATTGCACCCTCGCGGACGGCCTGGCCACCGCCCTCATGGTGATGGGGCATGAAAAAGGGCTTTCACTCGTCAACCGGTTGCCGAAGGTGGAATGTCTCATTGTGGTTCGGAAACCGGACGGCACACTGACCGACTATTTTTCCGATGGGTTCAAAATGATCGAAAAATAG
- a CDS encoding ABC transporter substrate-binding protein: MRFRADWNGPKRFFPLLLGFLCGVLSCFSSEDAPTIPESIAGVSDTQIMVGASLALTGHASYLGTQSLQGAMSYIRHINELGGIYGRSITVIAHDDGYDPSRCLANTQRLIIQDKVFTLFCYVGTPTTLKIIPVITEARIPVVGMLTGADALRSPVNRYLINVRASYYQETGAAVGHMVGDLGIDKIAVFYQYDAYGFDGLRGTELALKQYGLVPVAKGTYIRGTLAVEKAMASIADSGAEAVVMIGTYDLCANFITLAKHRGYAPLFYCVSFVGADELARRLGADGDGVIVSQVVPPPRQPPDASPLWGIAEYTALLSKYYPESLPNFVGMEGYLNARVLVEGLRRAGRNLDREGFIDAIESIQHYDAGTGTPLNFGPADHQGFDRVYFTRIENGKFELITDWRGIPRKAGSMETPFQALNDEKSGMNGSVQANKP, translated from the coding sequence ATGCGTTTTCGAGCCGACTGGAATGGCCCAAAGCGGTTTTTCCCGCTCCTTTTGGGTTTCCTGTGCGGTGTTCTGTCTTGTTTTTCTTCAGAAGATGCGCCCACCATTCCGGAATCCATTGCCGGTGTAAGCGATACGCAAATTATGGTGGGAGCCTCCCTGGCCCTAACGGGGCATGCCAGCTATTTGGGCACGCAAAGCCTTCAGGGCGCCATGAGTTATATTCGCCACATTAATGAGTTGGGAGGCATTTACGGCCGAAGTATAACCGTCATCGCTCACGATGACGGCTATGACCCCTCCCGGTGTCTGGCCAATACGCAACGCCTGATTATCCAAGATAAGGTATTTACGCTGTTTTGTTATGTCGGTACGCCCACGACCCTGAAGATTATTCCCGTGATCACCGAAGCCCGCATTCCGGTGGTGGGCATGCTTACGGGCGCTGATGCGCTCCGCTCCCCGGTGAACCGGTATCTGATCAACGTGCGGGCCTCCTATTACCAGGAAACCGGTGCTGCCGTCGGGCACATGGTCGGGGACTTGGGGATAGATAAAATTGCCGTTTTTTATCAATATGACGCCTATGGCTTTGACGGCTTGCGCGGCACCGAACTGGCTTTGAAACAATATGGTCTGGTGCCGGTGGCCAAGGGTACTTATATTCGGGGAACCCTGGCCGTGGAAAAGGCAATGGCCAGTATTGCCGATTCTGGGGCCGAAGCCGTCGTGATGATCGGCACCTATGATCTTTGCGCGAATTTTATAACGCTCGCCAAGCATCGGGGGTATGCGCCTCTTTTTTATTGCGTCTCTTTTGTCGGGGCGGATGAATTGGCCCGGCGGCTCGGTGCGGACGGGGATGGGGTGATTGTGTCTCAAGTGGTGCCCCCTCCCCGGCAGCCGCCCGATGCGTCCCCATTGTGGGGAATTGCCGAATACACGGCTCTCCTATCGAAATATTATCCGGAGAGTCTTCCCAATTTTGTCGGCATGGAAGGATACCTCAATGCCAGGGTCCTGGTAGAAGGGCTTCGGCGGGCAGGCAGAAACCTCGATCGGGAAGGGTTTATCGATGCGATTGAATCCATACAACATTACGACGCCGGTACCGGCACCCCCCTGAACTTCGGACCGGCGGATCATCAGGGATTCGACCGGGTCTATTTTACTCGAATTGAAAACGGAAAATTCGAATTGATAACGGACTGGCGCGGTATTCCCAGAAAAGCCGGTAGCATGGAGACACCCTTTCAAGCATTGAATGACGAGAAAAGCGGTATGAATGGATCTGTTCAGGCAAATAAGCCTTAA
- the hypE gene encoding hydrogenase expression/formation protein HypE, translated as MKPDKILLDHGSGGAMSHQLVIQTLLPAFDNPLLSTLHDGAVIDIGNGSRLAFSTDSFVVDPIFFPGGSIGDLAVNGTVNDLAMCGAEPAYLSVGLILEEGFPFSDFERVISDMKAAALAAGVMIVTGDTKVVPKGAADKIFINTTGLGYIQPGIDVGPSRVVSGDRIILSGTMADHGMTILSRRENLSFSGPVQSDTAALNHLVKKMLQICPDIHMLRDPTRGGVGTTLNEVAGSAAFGIQIDEAHLPVKGAVAGMCELLGLDPLYVANEGKFLAFIPSNETNAVLKILQSDPLGKDAVIIGEVVADHPGQVVMKTRIGGSRMVRMLTGEQLPRIC; from the coding sequence ATGAAACCGGACAAGATATTACTGGATCATGGGAGCGGAGGCGCCATGTCCCACCAGTTGGTGATCCAAACGCTGCTGCCCGCATTTGACAATCCCTTGTTGTCCACCCTGCACGATGGGGCGGTAATCGACATCGGTAACGGCTCCCGCCTGGCGTTTTCAACGGATTCGTTCGTGGTGGACCCGATTTTTTTTCCCGGCGGCAGCATTGGTGACCTGGCCGTGAACGGCACGGTCAACGACCTGGCCATGTGCGGGGCCGAGCCCGCGTATCTCAGTGTCGGACTGATTCTTGAGGAGGGCTTTCCCTTTTCTGATTTTGAACGGGTGATATCGGACATGAAGGCCGCGGCCTTGGCTGCCGGCGTGATGATCGTGACCGGCGATACCAAAGTCGTTCCGAAAGGGGCCGCCGATAAAATCTTCATTAATACAACCGGGTTGGGGTATATTCAGCCCGGCATTGACGTGGGACCGTCCCGCGTGGTTTCCGGCGATCGGATTATCCTCAGCGGCACCATGGCGGATCACGGTATGACGATATTAAGCCGCCGGGAAAATCTGTCTTTTTCCGGCCCGGTGCAAAGCGATACGGCCGCCCTGAACCATCTGGTTAAAAAGATGCTTCAAATATGCCCGGATATTCACATGCTTCGAGATCCCACCCGGGGCGGGGTCGGCACCACGCTCAACGAAGTGGCCGGCAGCGCCGCGTTTGGTATTCAAATCGATGAGGCGCATCTTCCCGTGAAAGGGGCTGTGGCGGGAATGTGCGAATTGCTGGGATTGGACCCCCTCTATGTGGCCAATGAAGGAAAATTCCTCGCATTTATTCCTTCGAATGAGACGAATGCCGTGCTGAAAATCCTGCAATCCGATCCGCTGGGCAAAGACGCGGTGATCATCGGGGAGGTGGTGGCCGATCATCCCGGACAAGTGGTGATGAAGACCCGTATCGGCGGCAGCCGGATGGTTCGCATGCTGACAGGGGAGCAGCTGCCTAGAATATGCTAA
- the hypD gene encoding hydrogenase formation protein HypD, translating into MNYTNGYRDPGIAGQLADRIRRISRRKVRLMEVCGTHTVSIFRSGIRSLLPDTVTLISGPGCPVCVTDQRDMDAFIALAGFDDVIVATFGDLMRVPGTHSSLLKERAKGSDIRIVYSPLDAITIATENPYKRVVFPGVGFETTAPTIAATLNLARDRGIHNFFVYSAHKLVPPALTALMALPEIHLDGFMLPGHVSVIIGAGAYRPFVARHSIPAVIAGFEPTDILLAIAMLVEQIESGASHLENAYSRVVSEAGNPKALALLADVFEVNHAAWRGLGVIADSGLKLRKSYEAFDAEQAFDLVIPESFDPAGCACGDILTGRKLPSGCPLFGKICTPEHPVGPCMVSTEGTCAAYYRYDNDSGAF; encoded by the coding sequence ATGAATTATACGAACGGGTATCGGGACCCCGGGATTGCCGGGCAATTAGCGGATCGAATTCGGCGCATTAGCCGCCGGAAAGTCCGGCTGATGGAGGTATGCGGTACGCATACGGTGTCGATCTTCAGAAGCGGCATTCGTTCCTTGCTGCCGGATACCGTCACGTTGATTTCCGGTCCCGGATGTCCGGTGTGCGTGACGGATCAGCGGGATATGGATGCCTTTATCGCGTTGGCGGGTTTTGACGATGTAATCGTGGCCACCTTCGGCGATCTGATGCGCGTGCCCGGCACGCATAGCTCATTGCTTAAGGAGCGGGCCAAGGGAAGCGATATTCGAATCGTTTACTCGCCGCTGGACGCAATCACCATCGCAACGGAAAACCCGTATAAACGGGTGGTGTTTCCGGGCGTGGGCTTTGAGACGACCGCGCCGACGATTGCCGCGACCTTGAACCTGGCGCGGGACCGGGGGATTCACAATTTTTTTGTGTATTCAGCGCATAAGCTGGTTCCACCGGCCCTGACGGCGCTGATGGCCCTGCCGGAGATTCATCTGGACGGCTTTATGTTGCCGGGGCATGTTTCCGTCATTATCGGTGCGGGTGCTTACCGGCCGTTTGTCGCGCGGCATTCCATTCCCGCGGTCATTGCGGGTTTTGAACCGACGGATATTCTGTTGGCGATTGCCATGCTCGTGGAACAGATTGAGTCCGGCGCCTCCCATCTTGAAAACGCATATTCACGGGTGGTATCTGAAGCCGGAAACCCGAAAGCCCTGGCGCTGTTAGCGGACGTGTTTGAGGTGAATCATGCTGCCTGGCGCGGGTTGGGTGTGATCGCGGACAGCGGCTTGAAGCTTCGAAAGTCGTATGAGGCCTTTGACGCGGAACAGGCGTTTGATCTGGTGATTCCGGAATCATTCGATCCTGCCGGTTGCGCTTGCGGCGATATTCTGACGGGCCGAAAGCTGCCGTCGGGTTGCCCGCTGTTCGGGAAAATTTGCACGCCGGAGCACCCCGTCGGGCCCTGCATGGTATCCACCGAGGGTACCTGCGCGGCGTATTACCGATATGATAACGACAGCGGGGCGTTCTGA
- a CDS encoding MMPL family transporter, which yields MVPVEPCEREKNPMNLSDPATPKASGVTRWIIRHPVPTLVILAVLTLAFSWYLPKLSFRTSVYDLVIEDLPETVAFKAYQETFGADDLIRIVFSGKNVFDPVDFAHLKAISEKVGSVKGVRRVISLPEIKKVIDLAGEQSLETFEALITPVPMFEKNLISKDHRRTILTLVLATDADRDQVILNIEKIIQASPAGTGLYQIGMPLVSRALVQLTQKDFLRIPPLTLLIIALLVWVLYRNFHPVFLSLACVAMALAWTFGLMAATGVPLSMMTMIVPVFIIAVGMAYCLYICSDYLLSARQAASPADAVQLTFANVTLPTTLAVITTVIGIGSMLINKMTAVREFALFSCFGMTSLLVITLTLFPAMLVLIPLPKRGDGNQAVSGLFDRFLAVMIHMDLNYQKITLPVLGAVVVFCAAGAFRVRVETNPLQYFKENTDIRRHFFDIYQDLSGSFPVNVVLVSPEEDYFETPAHAVKIEQLQKYLDTLPGVDKTLSFVDYLKLVNYASNGYNLSFYALPGEDFEMRMLINNFKSLLGEDMLRQFMSPPFNAANILLLTHISSSEEFLRLRAQIAGQLKAPSYRGVLGEVTGFSMAVSASSHVLTTGQTKSLLLSLGLIFAIMLLLFLSSKVGLIAMLPNFFPIIVNFGFMGWLGIPLSIATSLVSGIAIGLAVDNTIHYLVRYNREFKKDLDKDRALTDTVRHVGKPIIFTTLTISVGFSVLIFSNFQPTAVFGMLMVVTMVSALVGNLMLLPSLMRHVELVTAWDLLRMIPTLGGMSAGMIHELNQPLNAIKMGSDFLRMITRKGAMVAPEQIYQVADEISRQVDRVSGMIRRLGDLEDRQEFTRGKIDINEPVRETLAIIGHQFALENIAVTLDLGAPLPPIYARKPRLAQMVYNLLVNAGEAIMAKPQSGEAAADRTITIRTHAEKDRVVLTVTDTGSGVPAHLIDRITEPFFTTKETGKGKGLGLAISQEIVRAHGGRMKIESVEGSFTRVRVSFPAWPEKERR from the coding sequence ATGGTTCCGGTCGAACCATGTGAACGCGAAAAGAACCCGATGAACCTTTCAGACCCAGCTACTCCCAAGGCTTCCGGCGTTACCCGGTGGATCATTCGGCATCCGGTGCCAACCCTCGTGATACTGGCAGTTTTGACCCTTGCCTTTTCCTGGTATCTGCCGAAACTTTCTTTTCGAACCTCCGTGTACGATCTGGTGATCGAGGATTTACCGGAAACCGTTGCGTTTAAGGCATACCAGGAAACCTTCGGGGCCGATGACCTGATTCGCATCGTTTTTTCGGGGAAAAATGTGTTCGATCCGGTTGACTTTGCGCATCTGAAAGCCATTTCGGAGAAGGTCGGCAGCGTGAAAGGGGTTCGTCGTGTCATCAGTCTGCCTGAAATAAAGAAGGTGATCGATCTGGCCGGCGAGCAATCCCTTGAGACCTTTGAGGCGCTGATTACGCCGGTGCCGATGTTTGAAAAAAACCTTATTTCAAAAGATCACCGGCGAACGATCCTGACCCTGGTGCTGGCCACCGACGCGGATCGGGACCAGGTCATTTTGAATATTGAAAAAATCATTCAAGCGTCTCCCGCCGGAACCGGCCTTTATCAGATCGGTATGCCGCTGGTCTCCCGGGCGCTGGTTCAACTGACGCAAAAGGACTTTCTTCGAATTCCGCCGCTCACCCTCTTGATTATCGCCCTTCTGGTGTGGGTGCTCTACCGGAATTTTCACCCCGTGTTTTTGTCGCTGGCCTGTGTGGCCATGGCCCTGGCCTGGACCTTCGGTCTCATGGCCGCCACCGGCGTGCCGCTGTCCATGATGACGATGATTGTCCCAGTGTTTATCATTGCGGTGGGAATGGCCTATTGCCTTTATATTTGTTCGGATTACCTTCTTTCGGCGCGACAGGCGGCCTCCCCGGCTGATGCGGTTCAACTCACCTTTGCCAATGTCACACTTCCAACGACCCTGGCGGTAATCACCACGGTGATCGGTATCGGGTCCATGCTGATTAATAAAATGACGGCGGTCCGGGAATTTGCTCTTTTTTCCTGCTTCGGCATGACGAGTTTGCTCGTGATTACCCTGACACTGTTTCCGGCAATGCTAGTGTTGATTCCCTTACCGAAGCGGGGCGATGGGAATCAAGCGGTGAGCGGGCTCTTTGATCGTTTTTTGGCAGTTATGATTCATATGGATTTAAATTACCAAAAAATCACGCTGCCGGTGTTGGGGGCAGTGGTCGTTTTTTGCGCGGCCGGGGCTTTTCGCGTTCGCGTGGAAACCAACCCGCTTCAGTATTTTAAGGAAAATACGGACATACGGCGGCATTTTTTCGATATATACCAGGACCTTTCCGGCAGCTTTCCGGTCAACGTCGTGCTGGTAAGTCCCGAGGAAGATTATTTTGAAACACCGGCGCATGCGGTTAAAATCGAACAGTTGCAAAAGTATCTCGATACTCTGCCGGGCGTGGACAAGACCCTTTCCTTTGTCGATTACCTGAAACTGGTTAATTATGCCTCAAACGGCTATAATCTATCTTTTTATGCGCTGCCGGGCGAAGATTTTGAGATGCGCATGCTCATCAATAATTTCAAATCCCTGCTCGGCGAGGATATGCTTCGGCAATTCATGAGCCCCCCGTTTAATGCCGCCAATATTCTTCTATTGACCCACATATCGAGTTCGGAGGAGTTCCTGCGGCTTCGGGCGCAGATTGCCGGGCAGTTGAAAGCCCCCTCTTATCGAGGGGTGCTGGGGGAGGTCACCGGGTTTTCCATGGCTGTTTCGGCCAGCTCTCATGTCCTGACCACTGGACAGACCAAAAGCCTCCTGCTTTCTCTGGGGCTGATATTCGCTATCATGCTGCTGCTATTTTTATCTTCCAAGGTCGGGCTGATTGCGATGTTGCCCAATTTTTTCCCCATTATTGTGAATTTCGGCTTCATGGGATGGCTCGGTATTCCCTTGTCCATTGCTACCAGTCTTGTTTCTGGTATTGCGATCGGTCTGGCCGTGGACAATACCATTCATTATCTGGTGCGGTACAACAGGGAATTTAAAAAGGATCTGGACAAGGACCGCGCCTTAACGGATACGGTGCGCCATGTGGGGAAACCGATTATTTTCACCACCCTGACCATCAGTGTCGGCTTTTCCGTTCTGATCTTTTCCAACTTTCAACCAACGGCCGTTTTCGGCATGCTGATGGTAGTGACCATGGTCTCAGCGCTGGTGGGGAATCTGATGCTGCTGCCGTCCCTGATGCGGCATGTGGAACTAGTGACCGCATGGGATCTACTCAGAATGATTCCGACCCTGGGCGGCATGTCGGCCGGAATGATTCATGAGTTAAACCAGCCGCTTAACGCCATTAAAATGGGTAGCGATTTTTTAAGGATGATTACCCGAAAGGGCGCGATGGTGGCTCCAGAGCAGATCTACCAGGTGGCGGATGAGATCAGCCGCCAGGTGGACCGGGTGTCCGGAATGATTCGGCGATTGGGGGATCTTGAAGACCGGCAGGAATTTACGCGGGGAAAAATCGATATCAATGAACCGGTTCGGGAAACCCTGGCCATCATCGGTCACCAGTTCGCGTTGGAAAATATTGCCGTTACGCTGGACCTGGGCGCGCCATTGCCGCCCATTTATGCCCGAAAACCCAGACTGGCGCAAATGGTATACAATCTCCTGGTCAATGCCGGCGAGGCGATTATGGCCAAGCCGCAGTCAGGCGAGGCGGCAGCGGATCGAACCATCACGATTCGAACCCATGCCGAAAAGGACCGGGTGGTGCTCACGGTGACGGACACGGGCTCTGGGGTTCCGGCGCATCTGATCGATCGGATCACGGAGCCCTTTTTCACGACGAAGGAAACCGGAAAAGGCAAGGGTCTCGGGCTGGCCATCAGTCAGGAAATTGTCCGGGCTCACGGGGGCCGAATGAAAATCGAGAGCGTTGAAGGCAGCTTTACACGGGTTCGCGTTTCTTTTCCCGCCTGGCCGGAAAAGGAGCGTCGGTGA